Below is a genomic region from Raphanus sativus cultivar WK10039 chromosome 4, ASM80110v3, whole genome shotgun sequence.
GCGATAGGCCCATCACCCACCCTGTGTTTCATTATCaagacttttaaaaaaaaggtcttttctttaaatcttttaatatcaaataaagGATAAAATGAAAGAGACAAACGGCATTACCTTCCGGGAATCTTGAATGTTGCTCCATTGGTCGATGTCCCTACAGCTATATGCCCCATCTATTCAAAGGACTAcactcagttcatcatctcttcatgtcaggaacaaaaaaaatgtctaaataaaagattgaaactCATACTTTGTCAATAACAGCCATTGATATGGTATCATGGCTGTGAGGACCAACAAGAGGCAATCTATACTCAGCTGTCCCCATCTCGCAAGAGTACTCGGTGAGTACCTCTCTAGAGACATCGATTGGCTTGTAAGGTCCACAGTCGTTTGCAGGGACAACGTTCTTCCTGAAGTTAGGTTGACACCGATTCTCTTTCCAGTCAGACCACTTGTTTACGGATTCAGGAGAACTCAAGTTCATAGGTCCAGGAAGACCCATGGAGATAGCAAAAGCTGATGCTCCTTCTCCAGCTAGCAACGTGTGTTGAGAGTGCTTCATCACCAGCCTTGCAGCTCTTATACCGTCTTTGACATACCGCATTGCAGCAACAGCTCCTACCTCCATAGTCACCTAAAGAATCTTTATCTCCTTAGTTGACTATACAGAAggtatttattattattattattatttacccCATCCATGACTAAAGCATCAAGCATGGTTTTCACCCTTCTCATTAGGACTTCCTCCAGGTCCAACTAAATCAAAAATTCcaaacaacaaagaaaaaaattatcatttttttgcagaaagtaaaaaagaaaaaaagaaaagtcaaGAGAGAaggaaatgattttttttgtaccTGTACCGTCACAGCGGAGTTGCTCACAAGCAGAACAACCTTCCACAACAGCATCTACAGCAGAGCTTCCGTTATCAACTGC
It encodes:
- the LOC108855445 gene encoding LOW QUALITY PROTEIN: probable isoaspartyl peptidase/L-asparaginase 3 (The sequence of the model RefSeq protein was modified relative to this genomic sequence to represent the inferred CDS: deleted 1 base in 1 codon) — its product is MARSYPSIILSTLLLFLPLLTGVEAEAKKFPVVVSTWPFIEAVRAAWRAVDNGSSAVDAVVEGCSACEQLRCDGTVGPGGSPNEKGETMLDALVMDGVTMEVGAVAAMRYVKDGIRAARLVMKHSQHTLLAGEGASAFAISMGLPGPMNLSSPESVNKWSDWKENRCQPNFRKNVVPANDCGPYKPIDVSREVLTEYSCEMGTAEYRLPLVGPHSHDTISMAVIDKMGHIAVGTSTNGATFKIPGRVGDGPIAGSSAYADDEVGGCGATGDGDIMMRFLPCYQVVESMRQGMKPEKAAKDAVSRIARKFPDFVGAVVAVDKNGSHAGACHGWTFQYSVQSPDMDDVQVFTVLP